A segment of the Neochlamydia sp. S13 genome:
TAAACTAACCTACACATTTATAATGACAAGAAGCTTCTCTCTTTTTCTGCAGATTGCTATGGCTGGGAGGACAACTTTTCTTGACAGGAAGAAGCTAGGCGTATTGTATTCCATCATACGGTAGAAGAATTAAAACATTGCGCCAAAAAGAGCCGTTTTTCTCAAATAAGGCAAAGGATCAATCTCATTCTTATAACCAAATCAAAATTGCCGCGTTACTTAATCCCCAAAACCTGTGGCTGCTCCTAAATGCTTGGAAGGCCCCCCCTTTTCGTTAAATCTATCTGAAATAAAAGCGTGGTAGATTATCTGCGAGTTGTTTTTCCTTGATAAGGATACGAATTGGTTTGACTTGCTTCTTTAATTTTTTTATATTGCTTTAAAAAATAAAAATGCTGAAAAGTTATCACTACCCAAGAAAATAAAATGCATCCTATCTCATCGACATCTATTGAAAGCTTGCCCAATGAATTGCTGCTCCCTATCTTAGAGGCTTGCGTAGTTCCTTCCTTATTTAGCGTCTGTAAAAGATGGCATCATCTGCTGGCTTCTGAAGCGATGCCTTCTCTTTATAGAAAAATAGAACGGCTTCATTTCCCCAGGAAGAATGCTATTACCCAGAGAACTCTTATGTTAGCTAAAGTTTATCAACTCGATCCTGGACTTACCTCTACTGAAAAAGTTTATCAAGTTTTTAAACAAGTTTTTACCTTAGTTAAATCTATTTTTCCTTTGGAATTTAAAGAGAAAACAGAAGAAAAAAGAGGCTTAACTCTGGCCAATTACTCTTCTTATCTCTTAAATATAAATCGCCTTTTACTTTGGAAAAGACTTCCTGGTGGGGAAGAATACTTGAGGCGAGAAGAAATTAAGCACTTGCCTCTAGAAAAAAAAGGAGAGCTTTTTAGAGATTGGATTGAAGAAAATTGTAAAAACATCACGGCTTTAGATTTATCTAACGCAGGCTTGACTTATTTACCCCCAGAAATAGGCCAATTGTCTCAGCTGAAAGGGCTTTACTTAAATCAAAACCAGCTCACCAGCCTGCCTGTAGAAATAGGTCAATTGTCTCAGTTGGAATGGCTTTACTTAAATCAAAACCAGCTCACCAGCCTTCCCGCAGAAATAGATCAATTGTCTCAGCTGCAAGAGCTTTACTTAAATCAAAACCAGCTCACCAACCTTCCTGCAGAAATCGGGCAGCTGTCTCAGCTGCAAACGCTTTACTTACATCAAAACCAGCTCACCAGCCTTCCCGTAGAAATCGAGCAGCTGTCTCAGCTGGGAACGCTTAACTTAAATCAAAATCAGCTCACCAGTCTGCCTGGAGAAATCGGGCAACTGTCTGAGCTGCAAACCCTTCTCTTAAATCAAAACCAGCTCACCAGCCTTCCTACAGAAATCGGGCAGCTGTCTAAACTGTGGCGGCTTGACTTAAATCAAAACCAGCTCACCAGCCTTCCTACAGAAATCGGGCAGCTGTCTAAGCTGCGAATGCTTCACTTAAATCAAAACCAGCTCACCGCTCTGCCTGCAGAAATCGGGCAATTGTCTCAGCTGCGAAGGTTTTACTTAAGCCAAAACCAGCTCACCAGTCTGCCTGCAGAAATCGGGCAGCTGTCTCAGCTGCAATATCTTTACTTAAATCAAAACCAGATCGCCAGCCTGCCTGCAGAAATCGGACAAATGTCTCAGCTTACCAAGCTTGAACTAGCAGAAAATCCTTTGAAAGATATTGCAGAAAGAATAAGGCAGCGTTTTCTATTGTAGAATAGCCGTAAGTGATTTTTAAATTGGGTTGAGCTAAAATGAAATAAAAACTTTTAGCCATCTTATCTTTAAACAAGTCATTCGCTTTCCTTCCCACAACTAAGCAAGCTTAAGCTAACCTACACATTTTCGATTAGGTCATCTGTCTATTTTATAATTTTTTTTTTAAACGGAAAATCTATTAAAAAAACTGGCGTTCACCTTTATAATGTTTAATTAAAGAAAAAAACAAAAACATCCATAAAAGGAACGCCATGAAAAATGTTACTATAAATTCTAAAGAAGATCAAGAAAGACGATTTCAAATCAAAAACATCCATCAGCAGATGAAAAATTTGGCTGTTCAAGGAACAGGAATTAGTCCTTGGGAAGCTCAAATTTTAGTAGGTCTGATTGAGGAAGTGTACTTTTCCGAACTTAACCAAAGCCATTTAAAACCAGGGCAAATTAAATATCATTGTGTAGCAGCTGAAGAAGGAGCTGGCAAATCTTTAAAAGAGTGCAAGATGTTACCTGTAGTTTTGACGTTGTTTGACCAACGAGACAAAGGAAATTTTTCCCAAGATAATAATAAAGATAGAAGTGTTGAGCTAAGAAGGAGAAGACTTGTGCGTATAGCTGAAGAAGCTAAAGAGCAAGGAGGATACTTAACGCAAGAGGACCTAGCAGAATTATTAATGTGCGATATAAGAACCATTCGAAGAGATATTAAAGAGCTTAGAACAATAGGCATCTTATTACCCACCCGAGGTCAACAAAAAGATATAGGCCCTGGTGTCAGCCATAGAGCTATTGCCATACGGCTTTGGCTGGAGGGCAAAGAGCCTGTGGCTATTGCCCAGCATATTAAGCATAGCATAGAAGCTGTGGAAAACTATCTACAGAAGTTTAAAAGAGTAGCCTTTCTTAAAAGCAAACATTTCAATGAGTTTGAAATAGCCTTAACGGTGGGAATTTCCATCTATGCTACCAAAACCTTTTCTCTGCTATATGAAGAGTTTAAAGATAAAGCCTTTTTTAAACAAAGATTGGAGGAAGTTCATATAGTTGGTGCCCAATATTATCACGCTCAAGATGAAAAAAAAAGAATGATGTCGTCGAACGACTCTATCAGGAACGAGCGGAGGCTGCCATGAAGAAAAACATCGATGCTAACCATGCTACATTTTGCCCTCAAGCATTTAAATGCTTTGAAGGTGCTTTGGAAGCATTTTTTTCTCATGAGTGCCCGCAGCTAGGAGGAACAAGGACAAGGCAAGTACTGGTTAAATCAATAGCGGATATGGTGCATCAATTTTATCCGCAGACCTCTCATATGCAGCCGGGACAAGTTACATGGCCGACAGTCCACCGCAACGAATTTTCATCTTATGGAAAATCTATTCAAAATACACGTTTAACAACGGTGATTTTAGATTTGGTAAGCTCGCAAGATGCTATAGAAAGAGCCAAAGGGAAAAAATTAAGGGTTATAAAAAAAGAAGCTGTGGCGCGGATGTGTAAGCAAGCTTTTGATCAAGAAGGTTGCTTAACCCACGCAGAATTAGCTATTTTGTTAAAGATATCACCCCACAGCGTAGGCAAATATATCAAGGAGTGGGAATTAGAAAACCGTGAGGTTCTTCCCAGAAGAGGATCTATCCATGATATAGGCCCTACTTTAACTCACAAAACAATGATCATTGAAAAGCTCTTTATTGAGCAAAAAACTGTTCAGCAGGTGAGCAGAGAAACAAAACACTCTTTGCCGGCGATACAAAGGTATATATCCACTTTCAAGCAAATATTGCTATGCAAACAAAAAGGTATGTCTACAGAAGAAGCAGCTTTTTCGGTGGGTAGGACATCGCGCTTAGTCAATGAATATGAAAAGATTATTGAACAATATAAGGAGAAAAATTATGTTATAGCCGCGTTATTGAAAAGTGAAATTGGAATTGAAACAAGAACCCAGATAACAATAAATGAAGGTGTTGATAAAAAATATTAATCAGAAAAAAGATTAGGTTAAATGCCAGTTAATGACAAGTGTCCTTATTTATAATGACAAGAAATTTCTCTCTTTTTCTGCAGATTGATATACTGGGAGAACAACCTTTCTTGACAGGAAGAAGCTAGGCGTATTGTATTCCATCATTCGATAGGAGAATTAAAACATTGCACCAAAAAGAGCCATTTTTCTCAAATAAGGCAAAGAATCCATCTCATTCTTTTAGCTAAATCAAAATTACCGCGTCACTTAATCGCCAAAACCTGTGGCTGCTCCTAAATGCTTGTAGGGTCTCCACCCTTGCCTTGGATCTATCTGGAAAAAAAGCGCGACTAGATCATCTGCGAGTTGTTTTTCATTGATAAGGATACGAATTGGCTTGACTTGCTTTTTTAATTTTTTTATATATTCTTTAATAAATAAAATGCTGAAAATTTATCACTACCCAAGAAAATAAAATGCATCCTATCTCTTCGGCATCTATCGAAAGCTTACCCAATGAATTGCTGCTCCCTATCTTAGAGGCTTGCGCAGTTCCTTCCTCATTTAGCGTCTGTAAAAGATGGCATCATCTGCTGGCTACTGAAGTGATG
Coding sequences within it:
- a CDS encoding leucine-rich repeat domain-containing protein; protein product: MHPISSTSIESLPNELLLPILEACVVPSLFSVCKRWHHLLASEAMPSLYRKIERLHFPRKNAITQRTLMLAKVYQLDPGLTSTEKVYQVFKQVFTLVKSIFPLEFKEKTEEKRGLTLANYSSYLLNINRLLLWKRLPGGEEYLRREEIKHLPLEKKGELFRDWIEENCKNITALDLSNAGLTYLPPEIGQLSQLKGLYLNQNQLTSLPVEIGQLSQLEWLYLNQNQLTSLPAEIDQLSQLQELYLNQNQLTNLPAEIGQLSQLQTLYLHQNQLTSLPVEIEQLSQLGTLNLNQNQLTSLPGEIGQLSELQTLLLNQNQLTSLPTEIGQLSKLWRLDLNQNQLTSLPTEIGQLSKLRMLHLNQNQLTALPAEIGQLSQLRRFYLSQNQLTSLPAEIGQLSQLQYLYLNQNQIASLPAEIGQMSQLTKLELAENPLKDIAERIRQRFLL
- a CDS encoding DUF1670 domain-containing protein; its protein translation is MKNVTINSKEDQERRFQIKNIHQQMKNLAVQGTGISPWEAQILVGLIEEVYFSELNQSHLKPGQIKYHCVAAEEGAGKSLKECKMLPVVLTLFDQRDKGNFSQDNNKDRSVELRRRRLVRIAEEAKEQGGYLTQEDLAELLMCDIRTIRRDIKELRTIGILLPTRGQQKDIGPGVSHRAIAIRLWLEGKEPVAIAQHIKHSIEAVENYLQKFKRVAFLKSKHFNEFEIALTVGISIYATKTFSLLYEEFKDKAFFKQRLEEVHIVGAQYYHAQDEKKRMMSSNDSIRNERRLP
- a CDS encoding DUF1670 domain-containing protein; amino-acid sequence: MKKNIDANHATFCPQAFKCFEGALEAFFSHECPQLGGTRTRQVLVKSIADMVHQFYPQTSHMQPGQVTWPTVHRNEFSSYGKSIQNTRLTTVILDLVSSQDAIERAKGKKLRVIKKEAVARMCKQAFDQEGCLTHAELAILLKISPHSVGKYIKEWELENREVLPRRGSIHDIGPTLTHKTMIIEKLFIEQKTVQQVSRETKHSLPAIQRYISTFKQILLCKQKGMSTEEAAFSVGRTSRLVNEYEKIIEQYKEKNYVIAALLKSEIGIETRTQITINEGVDKKY